The Lucilia cuprina isolate Lc7/37 chromosome 5, ASM2204524v1, whole genome shotgun sequence genome includes a window with the following:
- the LOC111675119 gene encoding uncharacterized protein LOC111675119, whose product MSTIEIHTIEGNWTDLPLHQVLYEWIVKNMSIPSDMSTIVAYIALFLIGWYSIVWVTRFIMTIIWPLFLIASAIIVFRILQFYEPEDIADMVFKSLTIVADTLVLILGKVLEFCLKIFE is encoded by the exons ATGTCAACAATAGAAATACACACGATTGAAGGCAATTGGAcc GATTTACCACTCCATCAAGTTCTGTATGAATGGATTGTGAAAAATATGAGTATACCCAGCGACATGAGTACCATTGTGGCTTATATTGCTCTGTTTTTAATAGGCTGGTATTCAATTGTTTGGGTGACACGTTTTATTATGACTATTATATGGCCATTGTTTTTAATAGCATCGGCAATT atagtCTTtcgtattttacaattttatgaaCCCGAGGACATAGCGGACATGGTTTTCAAATCTCTAACAATTGTGGCGGACACTTTA GTCTTAATTTTGGGAAAAGTTTtagagttttgtttaaaaatattcgaatag